Genomic window (Lujinxingia vulgaris):
TCAAAAAGCAGATCGAGAACTACGACTCGCGTATGGAGACCAGCGAGACGGGTACGGTTATCTCGATCGGTGATGGTATCGCGCGCGTTTACGGTCTGGAGTCGGCGATGGCCGGCGAGCTGCTGGAGTTCCCGGGCGAAGTCTACGGGATGGTGCTCAACCTGGAAGAAGACAACGTCGGTGTTGCGCTTCTGGGTAGCGACCGCGGCATTGTTGAGGGCGACGAGGTCAAGCTGACCGGTCGCATCGTCGACGTTCCGGTGGGTCCGGCGCTGGAAGGCCGCGTGGTCAACGCGCTGGGCATGCCGATCGACGGCAAGGGCCCGATCGAGAGCGACCTTCGCTCGCGTATCGAGGTCAAGGCCCCCGGCATCATTCCGCGCCAGAGCGTTGGCGAGCCGATGCAGACCGGCCTTAAGGCCATCGACTCGATGGTGCCGATTGGTCGTGGTCAGCGTGAGCTGATCATTGGTGACCGCCAGACCGGTAAGACCGCGGTGGCCATCGACACGATCATCAACCAGAAAGACACCGGCGTAAAATGCATCTACGTCGCCATCGGTCAGAAAGAGTCGACCGTTGCGCAGACCGTGGAGAAGCTCAAGCGTTTTGGTGCGATGGAATACACCACGGTGGTCTCGGCGACGGCCTCGCAGCCGGCGCCCCTGCAGTACCTTGCGCCTTACTCCGGCGTTGCGATGGGCGAGTACTACCGCGACAACGGCCAGCACGCGCTGATCGTGTACGATGACCTCTCCAAGCAGGCCGTGGCCTACCGCGAGCTCTCGCTGCTGCTTCGTCGTCCGCCGGGACGTGAAGCCTACCCCGGGGACGTCTTCTACATTCACAGCCGTCTGCTCGAGCGCGCCGCCAAGATGAGCGACGCCGAGGGTGGTGGTAGCCTCACCGCGCTGCCGATCATTGAGACCCAGGCCGGCGACGTCTCCGCCTACATTCCGACCAACGTCATCTCGATTACCGACGGTCAGATCTTTTTGGAGACCGACCTCTTCAACGCCGGTGTTCGCCCGGCGATTAACGTCGGTATCTCGGTGAGCCGCGTCGGTGGTGCCGCGCAGATCTCGGCGATGAAGAACGTCGCCGGTACGCTCCGCGTGGACCTTGCGCAGTATCGCGAGCTGGAGGCGTTCAGCCAGTTTGCCTCCGACCTCGACAAGACGACCCAGGCGCAGCTGGCCAAGGGCGCGCGACTGGTGGAGCTGCTCAAGCAGACCCAGTACAGCCCGCTGGATGCGGCCAAGCAGGTCATGATCATCTTCGCCGCCAACGCCGGCCTGCTCACCGCGCTGGCGGTCAGCGACCTCAAAGCGTACGAAGAGGGCCTGTACAGCTTCGCGGAGAGCAAAGATCCGAAGATCTGGGACGCCATCAAGGGCGACAAGAAGTTCGGCAAGAAGGCGGGCACCGACGGGCAGAGCGAGGTCACGGCGAAGGTGCTGGCGATCCTCGAAGAGTACACCGAGAACTTCAAAGCGCAGCGTGAGGCGGCGGCCGCCGAGTAATCTCTCAAGCGGCGAAGATTGAAGTTTAAAGGGCCGCCCGGCCGCGCTGAAAAGCGAGAAGGGTCGGGCGGCTCTCTCCACCACCAAAGAAGACGTCGACATGCCAAATCTCAAGGACATCCGCAAGCGGATCGGGTCGGTCAAGAACACCCAGAAGATCACGCGGGCGATGAAGATGGTCGCCGCCGCCAAGCTGCGCCGTGCGCAGGAGCGTATGGAGGCCTCGCGCCCCTATGCGGTCAAGATGGGGGAGGTGATCGATAGCCTGGCCTCGCGCGTGGATCCGGAGTCGCACCCCCTGCTTGCCCGTCGCGAGCTGCGGGAGAAGGCGCTGGTGATCGTGGTCAGCAGTAACCGCGGGTTGTGCGGTGGCTTTAACACCAACCTCTTTCGTCGGGTCGACCGCTTCCTCAAAGAGCTGGTCACCGCCGGCGAGAAGGTCGATGTGGTGACCGTGGGTCGCAAGGCGGCGGGTCATTACGGGCGCAGCGTCCACCCGGTTGTGCGCAGCTACGACGATGTGATCGGGGCGATCGATTACAGCCAGGCCAAGCGCATCGCCCAGGAGGCGATGAACGAGTACCTCCAGGGCGACTACGAGGCGGTCTACATCTGTTATAACCGCTTCGTCTCGGCGATCGCGGTCGAGCAGATGGTGCATCCGCTGCTTCCCTTTGCGACCAACGACGAGCAGGCCGACGATGTGCAGGCCAGCGCCGATTATATCTACGAGCCGGACGTCGACACGCTTCTCGGGCGTCTTCTCCCCGGGCATATCGAGGTCCAGGTGCTGCAGGCGCTCCTGGAGAGTGAGGCCAGCGAGCAGGCGTCGCGGATGACGGCGATGGATAACGCCACCAACAACGCCACCGACATGATCGCGTCGCTCACCCTGCAGTACAACCGCGCGCGTCAGGCCTACATCACCAAAGAAATCGTCGAGATCGTCAGCGGTTCCGAATCGCTCAACAGCTAAAACAGGCCTGAGAGGGCCTTACCCTTTTAAGCAATCCGAATTTCAGGAGTATCGATATGGCGGCAGAACCGGTGAACACAGAAGCGGGCCAGCAGGCCACAAAACTTGGGTCCATCAAGCAGGTCCTTGGTCCGGTTGTGGACGTGGCCTTCGCCACCGACGCGGTGCCCGATCTGTTGACGGCGCTGCTGGTGACCAACCCGGGTCTCTCCGATGAGGAAGACAACCTGGTGTTGGAAGTTGCGCTCCACCTGGGTGAGGGCGTGGTGCGTACCATCGCCATGAGCTCGACCGACGGTCTGGTGCGTGGGATGAAGGTCAAGAACACCGGCGCGCCCATCAACGTGCCGGTCGGTCGTGAGGTGCTCGGTCGTATTCTCAACGTCGCCGGCAAGCCCGTCGACGAGATCAGCGTGCTGCGTCTCAACGACGGCAAGGTCGTTCGCGGCATCATCTCCGAGGAAGGCGAGACCTCGTACACGGTGAAAGTGCGCGACCTTAAGCACGTGCATGACATCACGGATGTGACCGTCTCGAAGACCAACGTCAAAGAGATCGTGTCGCTTGAAGCGACGCAGACCCTTCCGATTCACCGCCCGGCTCCGAAGTTCGAGGAGCAGTCCACGGCCAGCGAGATGTTCGAGACGGGCATCAAGGTCGTCGACCTCCTCGCCCCGTACTCGCGTGGTGGTAAGGTCGGCCTCTTCGGCGGCGCCGGCGTCGGCAAGACGGTTCTGATTCAGGAACTGATCAACAACGTGGCGCTTGCCCACGGTGGTTTCTCGGTCTTCGGCGGCGTCGGTGAGCGTACCCGTGAAGGAAACGACCTCTACTTCGAGATGATGGAGTCGGGGATCATGGGCGCCAACGGCACCTGGGAAGAGTCCAAGGTTGCCCTGGTGTTCGGTCAGATGAACGAGCCGCCCGGAGCGCGTGCGCGCGTGGCGCTCTCCGCGCTGACCATCGCGGAGTACTTCCGCGACTCGGAAGGCCAGGACGTGCTTCTCTTCATCGACAACATCTTCCGCTTCACCCAGGCCGGCTCGGAGGTCTCCGCGCTTCTCGGCCGTATCCCCTCCGCGGTCGGTTACCAGCCGACGCTGGCCACCGAGATGGGCGCGCTTCAGGAGCGTATTACCTCGACGACCAAGGGCTCGATTACGTCCGTTCAGGCCGTCTACGTTCCCGCCGATGACCTTACGGACCCCGCGCCCGCGACCGCGTTCGCTCACCTTGATGCGACGACGGTTCTCTCGCGTCAGCTGGCGTCGCTGGGTATCTACCCGGCGGTCGACCCGCTCGACTCCACCAGCCAGATTCTCACCCCGGAGATCGTGGGTGAGGAGCACTATCAGGTGGCGCGTGACGTGCAGTCGGTGCTTCAGCGCTACAAAGAGCTTCAGGACATCATCGCCATTCTCGGCATGGACGAGCTGGCCGAGGAAGACAAGCTGGTCGTGGCGCGCGCCCGTAAGATCCAGCGCTTCCTCTCGCAGCCCTTCCACGTCGCCGAGCAGTTCACCGGCATGAAGGGCAAGTACGTGAAGCTCGAAGACACCATCGCCGGGTTCAAGGCGCTTGTGAACGGTGAGGTTGATGACCTTCCCGAGCAGGCCTTCTACCTGGTGGGTACGCTGGATGACGCCCGCGAAGCGGCTGAGCGTCTGGCGGCTGAGGCGTAATCGCTTTTTTGCCGCGCTCCGAGTGGGGCGCGGCGTTGAGTTTGGCGCGTTAAGGGGCGCCCGCCACCGATGTGGAGGCGGCCCTTAACGCGCGGTTTGAAAGGACGAAGAGATGGCCGAGACGCTGCATTTGGAAGTTGTGACCCCCGAGAAGGCGGTCTTCAGCGAGCCTGTCGACGACGTGGTTCTGCCGGGTCTGCTGGGGCAGATGGACATTCTGCCGGGCCACCTGCCGATCCTCTCGGTGCTGGGTGTTGGCGAGATGATCGTGACCCAGGGAGGCAAGACGCGTCACTTCCTGGTGGAGCAGGGCTATGTCGAGGTGTTCAACGATCGCGTCACCGTGCTCACCGAAGGGTGCAGCGGTGTCAGCGACATCGACATCGAGCGCGCCCGCCGCGACCTGGAGCGCTACGAGACCGCGATGGTCGAGCTCGAAGAGCGCTCCAAAAATGAGATGGTGCCCGAGGATATCTTCGAGCAGCACCGCCTGGCGCTTAAGCGCGAGCGCATGAAGATTGCGTTCGCTAAGGAAGGCAAGATCGTAGAGTAAGCGCCTTTGCCGAGCGCATCAGGACGACGCTGGCTGCGTCGTCTGGGATTCGCAGTAGCGCTGCTACAGCTTCATCGCCGAGCGCATCAGGACGAAGCCAGCGTTGTCGCTGCGTCGTCGCGGTGGCGCTGCCACAGCTTCCTCCTTGCTCCTTGCTGGACTTCGCCCTGAGTGCGCTCGGGTTGGGAGTTTTGCGGGTGCCGAGCGCATCAGGACGAAGCCAGCGTCGTCGCGGTGGCGCTGCCACAGCTTCCTCCTTGCTCCTTGCTGGACTTCGCCCTGAGTGCGCTCGGGTTGGGCGGCTTTCGGGTTGAAAATGTGAAGTGAAGAGCCGGTTTCCCTGTTGAGGGGAGGCCGGCTTTTTTGTTTTTTCAAATAGTTTTGCGGGTGGGGAGAGGGTTTGGGGCGTAGGTGCTTTGATTTGGCGGGTATCGCTCGTTAGGGTGGGGGCATTCGAGGTCAATATGCGTGTGCCGGAGGGGCTGAGGTGAGGCTTCTGAGGTGCAAAGGAGCGAGTATGGGTATCGGGCAGTTTCTGGGAGAGGTCTGGAGGGTGGGGCTGGCGAGTGCGGCGAATCTGTTTCTGGTGAGTGTGATCTACTGCGGGGTGGTGGCGGGGCTGATGTATGTCGCCTGGGGAAGTGCGCCCTTGATGGCGTTGGCGCTCACGGTCAGTGGGTTGAGCGGGGTAGTGGTGTGGGGAGCGATGCATGAGCTTGCGTTTGAGGATGTGGGAAGGGGGGAGTCGAGCTCGATCTGGCGAGCGTTCGGGGGATGTTGGGAGCGTTATGATGTGGTGTTGTTGGCAAGTGTGTTGTGGGGTGGTGCGATGGCTGTCGCGGGGGCTTTCGTGCTGCCGGCGGCGCTGGTCGGGGGGCTGTTGCTGCCTTTTATGCCCGTGGTGATGGTGGAGAAGCGAAGTCCGCTGGGTGGGTTGATGCGCACGCTTGGGTTGGTGGAGGGGATGTGGCTGCGTATGGCGGTGTGCTGGCTGGCGATCTTCGGGCTGCTTGTGAGTGTGGGGGTCGTGGGAGGGGCGGTGAGTGCAGTGCTCGGGGCGACCGGGGGGACGCAGAGCGTGGGGTTCACGATTGTGTTGGGGATCGCGGTTGCGGTTGTTGTTTTTCCACTTCCGGTGGTGGGGGCGGTGGCGTCCTACCGTCTGCTTTTTCAACGCGAGATGCTCAAGGATAGCCCTGAGCAGCGCGATGAGCTTCGCGCTCGGGAGGAGGCGGAGAAGCAGGCGCTGGCGGTGAGTGGGGATGTTATCGACTGGTACGAGGATTTTCTCGACGGGGTGGTCGATGAAGATGAGGATGAGGTCGCGCGCGCGATGCGGCGTGTGCGACGAATGATGCTGCGCTCCGGGGCGGGTGCAGGTTGAGTTATGTGACGATGTGAGGGGGGAGCTTGAGGAAGTCGGGGCGGGTCGCTACTCTCAGCGCATCATGTCATGGAGTGATTTTTGAGCGGGCCAACGCGAGCGCGACGTCGCGGGGGTGGCTCCTTTGGTGCAGGGAGGACGTATGGAACTGGGGCGTTGGGTCAATGAGGTCAAAGAGGTCTGGAAGGTCAGCTTTGTGGACCTGGGGCTGGTGATTCTGGCCTGTGCGATCGGGTTTGCGGTGCCGGGGATGCTGGTGCAGCGGGTGGGGTCGCCGCTGGCGATCGCGGCGTTCTGGGCAGTGGCGCTGCCGGTGATGGCCTGGCTTACGGGGGCGGTGCATCTGCAGTGTTTTCGCAACGCGGAGACGGGCAAGTCGACCTCCTTCGGGGATGCCTCGCAGGAGGCGTTTGAGCGCTGGGATGATGTGGTGCTGGGGGTGGTCTTCTACGGGTTGATGCTCAGTGTGGCCGGTGCGCTGGTGTTACCGGGGGTGGTGGCCGGCGGTGTGCTGCTGCCCTACGTGGTCATCGTAATGGTCGAAAAGCAGGGCCCCATCGACGCGCTGCGGCGCAACATCGAGCTTGCCCAGGGCAGGTGGGTGGCGCTGGTGGTGTACTGGTTGATGTACTACGCGGCGCTCGTTGTCGGGCTGAGCGCGCTGGGGGTGGCGACGGTGGTGGCCACGACCCTGGGGCTTTTTGCCGGGCCGGCAGTCGGCGGAATGATGGCGCTGGTAGCGGTGGTGGCCGGAGTCGGGGCGTTTTTCCTGGCACCGCTGCCGGTGGTTGCGGCGGTGGCGACGTATCGGATGATCGCGGACAACACCGACGCGGTCGCCTCCGAGCCGGCCGGGGGAGCCGTGGCGTCGGCGGGGAGAGCGTCCGCGTCGACCGCACCCCAGGCGGTGCCCTCGCAGGCCGCTTTGGGGGCGGGAATGGAGAGGATGGCGGCGGCCGCGCCGGTTGCGGTTGAGGGGGCGGACGAGGATTTTGTGGAGAGCGCTCCCCGCTCATCCGGGGTCGTCGAAGATGGCATTGAGGTGGATCTTGAGGGCTTCGATGACGATGGCGTGTTTGAAGTTGAGCGCAGCGGACTTGCCGGCGACAGTGTGTTTGATGATGAGGATGAGGCGACGTCGGAGGCGGCCCCGGGGTTTAAGAAGGCGTCGCGGGCCGATGAGGGGCCTTACTGGTGATGGGTCGATAGGCGTTGGCGAGTGTGGCAAGGTGTGCGGGCAAAGGCCCAGAGTTGTTTCATGAAGTGTTGGCAGAGGAGTTTGAGATGAATCTCGGTGAATGGAAGCGTGACGTATTTTATGTGTGGCGAGAAAGTCGCAAGCCGGTGATGGTCCACTCCCTGATCATGTACGCGCTGGCGTTTCCTTTCGTCGCGCTCTGTATGTTTTCGCCGATGGCGGCGCTCGCTCTGTCGCCGGTGGCTATGGTGGTGTTTGTGTTGGCGTGGGCCCACCTCCATGTGCTCGGATATGAAGCGGTGCGCCAGAGCGGGACGCGGCTGGCCTTTGGAGCCGGGATTGAGGCGGTGAAGAAGAACTGGCTGTCGTTGATGCTGGGCTACGGCCTGTGGTGTGCGCTTTATATGGTGGGCAGCATCTTTGTGCTTCCGGCGCTGGTGATCGTGGCGGTGCTGATGCCCTACCTGCTCTTTATTGCCGTGGAGGGAAGAGGGCCGATCGACGCGTTGGAGACCAACGTGCGGCTAGCGGGCGATCGCCTGGCGGAGATCGTGGTGGCGTGGTTGGCGCTCGTTTTCGGGGTGATGGTGATTTTGATGCCGGTGGTCGGGGTGTTGATGGGAGCCATTGTGTGGTCCGCGAGCGGGGTTGAAGGTCCGACGGTTGCACTTATGGGTGTGGGGGCGGTGGTGTTGTTCGCGGTGACGGTGGTGGGGCAGTCGCTGCAGGTGGCCGGTGCGGTGACGGCCTACCGGGTGTTGCGGGGGCAGTCGGTCGATGCAGTGCAGACGGGCGGGCATAAGGTGGTGCAGACCTCGTCCGGGGCACCGGTAGAGTGGTGAGCCGAAACGATGTGTATATGGGCGAGAGGGCTTGATGAATCTCAGCGGGTGGTTTCGTGAATTTTTCCACGTGTGGCGTTTAAGCCAGCGCCAGGTGGTCTTGCATATGTTGCCGTTGTTTGCGGCGCTCGGGTTGTGGGCGGGCGTGTTTTCACTCTATCCCATAACGGCCATATACGCGGCCATCCCGTTGATGATGGGATTGGTGGTGGGGTGGGTTCACCTGCATCGAGTCGGCTATGAAGCGGTGCATGCCGAGGAGGGGGTGCATCTTCCGATGAAGTCGTGGTTCGTACGTGCGATGCGCGGCGTAGTGGTGCTCTTCGGGTTTAACTTGATTGGCCTTGTCTTTTTTTTCGTGCCGTCGATTGCGGCGCAGATACTACTGATGCCTTTTCTAATTTTCATCATGGTGGAGGGCGAGGAGCCGGTGGAGGCGCTGAAGACAAACGTACGCCTCGCAGGTAGTCGTTTGGGGGGTGTGGTTGTATT
Coding sequences:
- the atpA gene encoding F0F1 ATP synthase subunit alpha, which gives rise to MDINIAEISSIIKKQIENYDSRMETSETGTVISIGDGIARVYGLESAMAGELLEFPGEVYGMVLNLEEDNVGVALLGSDRGIVEGDEVKLTGRIVDVPVGPALEGRVVNALGMPIDGKGPIESDLRSRIEVKAPGIIPRQSVGEPMQTGLKAIDSMVPIGRGQRELIIGDRQTGKTAVAIDTIINQKDTGVKCIYVAIGQKESTVAQTVEKLKRFGAMEYTTVVSATASQPAPLQYLAPYSGVAMGEYYRDNGQHALIVYDDLSKQAVAYRELSLLLRRPPGREAYPGDVFYIHSRLLERAAKMSDAEGGGSLTALPIIETQAGDVSAYIPTNVISITDGQIFLETDLFNAGVRPAINVGISVSRVGGAAQISAMKNVAGTLRVDLAQYRELEAFSQFASDLDKTTQAQLAKGARLVELLKQTQYSPLDAAKQVMIIFAANAGLLTALAVSDLKAYEEGLYSFAESKDPKIWDAIKGDKKFGKKAGTDGQSEVTAKVLAILEEYTENFKAQREAAAAE
- the atpG gene encoding ATP synthase F1 subunit gamma, encoding MPNLKDIRKRIGSVKNTQKITRAMKMVAAAKLRRAQERMEASRPYAVKMGEVIDSLASRVDPESHPLLARRELREKALVIVVSSNRGLCGGFNTNLFRRVDRFLKELVTAGEKVDVVTVGRKAAGHYGRSVHPVVRSYDDVIGAIDYSQAKRIAQEAMNEYLQGDYEAVYICYNRFVSAIAVEQMVHPLLPFATNDEQADDVQASADYIYEPDVDTLLGRLLPGHIEVQVLQALLESEASEQASRMTAMDNATNNATDMIASLTLQYNRARQAYITKEIVEIVSGSESLNS
- the atpD gene encoding F0F1 ATP synthase subunit beta, producing MAAEPVNTEAGQQATKLGSIKQVLGPVVDVAFATDAVPDLLTALLVTNPGLSDEEDNLVLEVALHLGEGVVRTIAMSSTDGLVRGMKVKNTGAPINVPVGREVLGRILNVAGKPVDEISVLRLNDGKVVRGIISEEGETSYTVKVRDLKHVHDITDVTVSKTNVKEIVSLEATQTLPIHRPAPKFEEQSTASEMFETGIKVVDLLAPYSRGGKVGLFGGAGVGKTVLIQELINNVALAHGGFSVFGGVGERTREGNDLYFEMMESGIMGANGTWEESKVALVFGQMNEPPGARARVALSALTIAEYFRDSEGQDVLLFIDNIFRFTQAGSEVSALLGRIPSAVGYQPTLATEMGALQERITSTTKGSITSVQAVYVPADDLTDPAPATAFAHLDATTVLSRQLASLGIYPAVDPLDSTSQILTPEIVGEEHYQVARDVQSVLQRYKELQDIIAILGMDELAEEDKLVVARARKIQRFLSQPFHVAEQFTGMKGKYVKLEDTIAGFKALVNGEVDDLPEQAFYLVGTLDDAREAAERLAAEA
- the atpC gene encoding ATP synthase F1 subunit epsilon produces the protein MAETLHLEVVTPEKAVFSEPVDDVVLPGLLGQMDILPGHLPILSVLGVGEMIVTQGGKTRHFLVEQGYVEVFNDRVTVLTEGCSGVSDIDIERARRDLERYETAMVELEERSKNEMVPEDIFEQHRLALKRERMKIAFAKEGKIVE